Proteins co-encoded in one Cydia splendana chromosome 11, ilCydSple1.2, whole genome shotgun sequence genomic window:
- the LOC134795009 gene encoding uncharacterized protein LOC134795009: protein MYSFMTVVQLKNELRQRNASVTGKKADLIERLEAYDRNFNFGADPGPSEDPRYECPPVSCFKDINADSPIPPLDRHEIQAYFEKFNAQNKGKDMYESRCLLTARYASVGASTYFQGQCKAQMKKVTYIVNVKVSKEGNIEQANCECAAGSGIEAHCKHVSVLLCAVEDTCRTKTIMVHQVTTQKLMTFKRPHKVFYRSPIQAQNLPMSRPRKQAVNFNPLKREDMMENYQDYVHNLAINFGKSTMPILQTIKPANPYAIEWDHSNYTNRNEKELLLERLLLKNVTPEQIVNTEKATKVQDKSKEWHNLRCCRVTASNFHVACHATTGKDHLIQRIMNPRAIHTRAITHGKIHESTAIAKYEEYFGLKVEKSGLHISEEFPFLAASPDGLLGDETVIEVKCPYAARYMPITAVTVPYLESIVGKLHLKRNHPYFYQIQGQLYCSKRKYCNLIIYTFKEIQVIFLQRDDCFINEMVTKLVIFFENHLKPEIINKYYYRNYDLIKP from the exons atgtattcatttatgaCTGTGGTGCAGTTAAAAAATGAATTGCGACAGAGAAATGCATCTGTAACTGGTAAAAAAGCTGATTTGATCGAAAG ATTGGAAGCGTATGACCGAAACTTTAATTTTGGTGCAGACCCTGGTCCTAGTGAAGATCCTAGGTACGAGTGCCCGCCTGTGTCGTGCTTTAAGGATATTAATGCCGATTCGCCCATTCCACCTTTAGATAGGCACGAAATTCAGGCatattttgaaaaatttaatgCCCAGAATAAAGGCAAAGATATGTACGAGTCTCGTTGCCTGCTAACCGCTAGATATGCTTCGGTCGGGGCGAGTACTTACTTTCAAGGGCAGTGTAAAGCCCAAATGAAGAAAGTTACTTACATAGTGAATGTAAAAGTGTCTAAAGAAGGTAATATCGAACAGGCCAACTGCGAGTGTGCTGCTGGCAGTGGTATTGAAGCTCATTGCAAGCATGTGTCTGTTTTATTATGTGCAGTGGAAGATACGTGCCGAACTAAGACCATTATGGTACATCAAGTGACAACACAAAAGCTGATGACGTTCAAAAGACCTCATAAGGTATTTTATAGGTCGCCTATTCAGGCACAAAATTTACCAATGAGCAGGCCAAGAAAACAAGCTGTAAATTTTAACCCACTCAAGAGAGAGGATATGATGGAGAATTATCAAGATTATGTCCACAATTTGGCCATCAACTTTGGGAAGTCAACAATGCCCATACTCCAAACAATTAAACCAGCGAATCCTTATGCTATCGAGTGGGATCATAGCAACTACACCAACCGTAATGAAAAAGAATTGTTGCTAGAAcggttacttttaaaaaatgtgACGCCGGAGCAAATAGTGAATACAGAAAAAGCTACTAAGGTGCAGGATAAGTCAAAAGAATGGCACAACCTTCGTTGTTGCAGGGTAACTGCCAGCAACTTTCATGTAGCTTGCCATGCTACAACAGGCAAGGATCATTTGATTCAGAGAATAATGAATCCAAGGGCTATTCACACTAGAGCTATCACTCATGGTAAAATCCATGAAAGCACCGCTATAGCTAAATATGAAGAATACTTTGGATTAAAAGTAGAGAAAAGTGGACTGCACATATCTGAGGAGTTTCCGTTCCTGGCAGCTTCACCAGATGGTCTCTTAGGCGATGAGACAGTCATTGAAGTTAAATGTCCCTATGCTGCAAGATATATGCCTATAACTGCTGTCACAGTTCCATACCTTGAAAGTATTGTAGGCAAACTGCATTTGAAAAGAAACCATCCATATTTTTATCAGATACAGGGACAGCTATATTGCTCCAAAAGAaagtattgtaatttaataatatatacttttaaagaaattcaagtCATCTTTTTGCAGCGAGATGATTGCTTCATTAATGAAATGGTTACAaaactagtaattttttttgaaaatcatttaaaaccagaaataataaataaatattattacagaaattatgatttaataaaaccataa